The bacterium genome includes a region encoding these proteins:
- a CDS encoding SIMPL domain-containing protein (The SIMPL domain is named for its presence in mouse protein SIMPL (signalling molecule that associates with mouse pelle-like kinase). Bacterial member BP26, from Brucella, was shown to assemble into a channel-like structure, while YggE from E. coli has been associated with resistance to oxidative stress.) → MNKNKILLTLLTLLMSTIMINSAAKAENNINILSASGTSSINAEPDTAVFSVAIETENKLLTMALQENTNKAQKVVSEIKKLIGKDDSIKTTGFNVNPIYNYDNKERKSILSGYRVTNMINVKTKKLGDTGKIIDSAIKNGANKADDLDFMIENKAKYSSELLKKASELAKQKAYATAEALGLCIKGINRVSTNFSDETISPYYRGAFSAMEMKSASDGAAPPIEAGQVKLTATVSVDFIIQDIKQP, encoded by the coding sequence ATGAACAAAAACAAAATTTTATTAACCTTACTCACCCTTCTAATGTCAACAATAATGATTAATTCCGCCGCAAAGGCAGAAAACAACATAAACATACTTTCAGCCTCCGGCACTTCATCAATAAATGCCGAACCTGACACCGCAGTCTTTTCTGTCGCAATAGAAACCGAAAACAAACTTCTGACAATGGCTTTGCAAGAAAATACCAACAAAGCGCAGAAAGTTGTTTCTGAAATAAAAAAACTAATCGGCAAAGACGACTCGATAAAAACAACCGGTTTTAACGTAAATCCCATATATAACTACGATAACAAAGAAAGAAAAAGCATCCTGAGCGGCTACAGAGTAACGAACATGATAAACGTAAAAACGAAAAAACTCGGAGACACAGGAAAAATCATAGACAGCGCAATAAAAAACGGTGCAAACAAAGCAGATGACCTTGATTTTATGATAGAAAACAAAGCAAAATACTCTAGCGAACTGTTAAAAAAGGCTTCCGAGCTGGCAAAACAAAAGGCTTACGCAACCGCAGAGGCTCTGGGTTTGTGTATAAAAGGAATCAACAGGGTTTCGACAAATTTCTCCGATGAAACAATTTCTCCATACTATAGAGGCGCTTTTTCCGCAATGGAAATGAAAAGTGCTTCAGACGGAGCAGCCCCTCCTATAGAAGCAGGTCAAGTTAAGCTGACAGCAACCGTTTCAGTAGATTTCATAATACAAGATATAAAACAGCCTTAA
- a CDS encoding helix-turn-helix domain-containing protein, which translates to MNNLCEAGLKEPCSAENQALHVNVKSFNILKAITDTNFFSKVDLSPTARLIMFSLANMYNPKKGFVYPKNNKLMKCTGSGERAVSQAVNELKAKGVIVIVFEENFRKIYFTQKTYGFLGVIEKENSEGSQVNEEVAQISEKIGSSVDGKPQIAEIKVAEFGFGEVAKCEGRVAKNAYGVAKNAGTCHEHKKEQIKKQFVKNDFIFLKEKEGVKEVFKSGGYLTDKMQSEIILNGFHRHNVKKDDDFKAILRIKKVWNFKENEFEVLRFIEEKRIADRSFAAKIEKMENDVEFSLIGFEKEIKDLRDCWLNYENRQ; encoded by the coding sequence ATGAATAATCTTTGTGAAGCGGGTTTAAAAGAGCCTTGTAGTGCTGAAAATCAGGCTCTTCATGTCAATGTCAAAAGTTTTAATATTTTAAAAGCCATTACGGATACGAATTTTTTTTCCAAGGTGGACTTAAGCCCTACTGCCAGGCTTATTATGTTTAGTCTTGCCAATATGTACAATCCTAAAAAGGGGTTTGTTTATCCCAAAAACAACAAGCTGATGAAGTGTACCGGTTCGGGCGAGCGGGCTGTAAGTCAGGCGGTCAACGAGCTTAAAGCCAAAGGGGTTATTGTTATTGTATTTGAAGAAAATTTCAGGAAAATTTATTTTACTCAAAAAACTTACGGGTTTTTAGGGGTAATTGAGAAGGAAAATAGTGAAGGTTCTCAGGTTAATGAAGAAGTTGCTCAAATCAGCGAAAAAATCGGTTCAAGTGTTGACGGCAAGCCTCAGATTGCTGAAATAAAGGTGGCGGAATTTGGTTTTGGAGAGGTGGCAAAATGTGAGGGTCGGGTGGCAAAAAATGCGTACGGGGTGGCAAAAAATGCGGGTACATGTCATGAACATAAAAAAGAACAGATAAAAAAACAGTTTGTTAAAAATGATTTTATTTTTTTGAAGGAGAAGGAGGGGGTTAAGGAAGTTTTTAAGAGTGGCGGGTATTTGACAGATAAGATGCAGTCAGAAATTATATTGAACGGGTTTCACAGACATAATGTGAAGAAGGATGATGATTTTAAGGCGATTTTACGGATTAAGAAGGTTTGGAATTTTAAGGAAAATGAATTTGAGGTTTTAAGGTTTATTGAGGAGAAAAGGATTGCGGATAGGAGTTTTGCCGCGAAAATCGAAAAAATGGAAAATGATGTTGAGTTTAGTTTAATCGGATTTGAGAAGGAGATTAAGGATTTGAGAGATTGCTGGCTGAATTATGAAAACAGGCAGTAA